The following proteins are encoded in a genomic region of Primulina huaijiensis isolate GDHJ02 chromosome 3, ASM1229523v2, whole genome shotgun sequence:
- the LOC140973384 gene encoding methylcrotonoyl-CoA carboxylase subunit alpha, mitochondrial, producing the protein MAFMGSIIRRRTKPLILQFRGFTSNAPGLGSGRAERIEKILIANRGEIACRIIRTAKRLGIRTVAVYSDADESSLHVKSADEAVRIGPPPARLSYLNAASIIEAASKTGAQAIHPGYGFLSESADFARLCEDEGLTFIGPPASAIRDMGDKSASKRIMGAAGVPLVPGYHGDNQDIDLMKLEADKIGYPILIKPTHGGGGKGMRIVHSPNDFADSFIGAQREAAASFGINTILLEKYITKPRHIEVQIFGDKQGNVIHLNERDCSVQRRHQKIIEEAPAPNIDVGFRSHLGQAAVSAAKAVNYHSAGTVEFIVDTISGKFYFMEMNTRLQVEHPVTEMIVDQDLVEWQIRIASGEPLPISQSEVPLSGHAFEARIYAENVPKGFLPATGILHHYQPVQVSSGVRVETGVEQGDTVSMHYDPMIAKLVVWGEDRNIALTKMKDCLSKFRVAGLPTNIDFLLKLAYHGAFEKGEVETHFIELHKDDLFIDSNNSLSTQKAHNAAVHSAAIAAVCVCEKEHAAVKERAPGNLSVWYANPPFRVNHCAKRFIELEWDDESSNTGLKIVPVHVSYLTTGKYVIETGLSGFSGLEMNVMQLNNHDFRVEYDGVSTNVCIAVYAKGQMEHIHIWHGSHHHHFKRRKGIELADDVENQYRPAAETSSHPPGTMVAPMSGLVVKVLVKDGTKIDGGQPILVLEAMKMEHVVKASAGGYISGLQVSAGQQVSDGTILCTVKAE; encoded by the exons ATGGCGTTTATGGGTTCTATAATCCGGCGAAGAACAAAACCCCTCATTCTTCAGTTCAGGGGATTTACTTCAAATGCGCCGGGATTAGGGAGCGGAAGGGCTGAAAGAATagagaagattttgattgcAAACAGAGGCGAAATTGCTTGCCGGATTATTCGGACAGCGAAGCGCCTGGGGATTCGAACGGTTGCCGTTTATAGCGACGCCGATGAAAGCAGCTTGCATGTCAAGTCGGCTGATGAAGCCGTTCGCATTGGACCCCCTCCGGCTCGGCTCAGCTACCTTAACGCTGCCTCGATCATCGAGGCCGCTAGCAAAACCGGCGCTCAG GCTATCCACCCAGGTTATGGTTTCTTATCAGAGAGTGCTGATTTTGCTCGACTTTGTGAAGATGAGGGTCTTACATTCATTGGGCCTCCTGCCTCTGCGATTCGTGACATGGGTGACAAAAG TGCTTCAAAGAGAATAATGGGTGCAGCTGGAGTACCCCTTGTGCCTGGATATCATGGTGACAATCAAGATATTGATTTAATGAAGTTGGAAGCAGACAAAATTGGATATCCTATATTGATCAAGCCAACCCATGGAGGTGGAGGGAAG GGTATGAGGATTGTGCATAGTCCTAATGATTTTGCTGATTCTTTCATTGGTGCGCAACGTGAGGCTGCTGCATCATTTGGTATAAATACGATCTTGTTGGAGAAATATATCACAAAACCTAGGCACATAGAAGTTCAG ATCTTCGGGGACAAACAGGGCAATGTGATACATCTAAATGAGAGAGATTGCAGTGTCCAGAGAAGACACCAGAAGATAATCGAAGAAGCTCCTGCT CCAAATATTGATGTTGGTTTTCGCTCCCACTTAGGTCAAGCAGCTGTGTCTGCTGCCAAG gCAGTCAATTATCACAGTGCTGGCACGGTCGAGTTTATAGTTGATACGATCTCTGGGAAGTTTTATTTTATGGAGATGAATACCCGTCTTCAG GTTGAACATCCTGTTACTGAGATGATTGTCGATCAAGATCTTGTTGAGTGGCAAATCCGTATTGCCAGCGGAGAGCCTCTTCCAATTAGTCAATCAGAGGTGCCATTGTCAG GCCATGCTTTTGAAGCTCGTATATATGCTGAGAATGTTCCAAAAGGATTTCTCCCGGCAACTGGTATTCTTCATCATTATCAACCCGTCCAAGTTTCATCAGGAG TCAGGGTCGAGACTGGAGTCGAGCAGGGAGACACAGTTAGCATGCATTATGATCCCATGATAGCAAAGCTTGTAGTGTGGGGGGAAGATCGAAACATTGCTTTAACCAAAATGAAGGACTGTCTATCAAAATTTCGG GTTGCTGGTCTGCCAACCAACATAGATTTTCTCTTAAAACTTGCATACCATGGAGCTTTTGAAAAAGGAGAAGTAGAAACCCATTTCATTGAGTTGCATAAGGATGATCTATTCATTGATTCAAATAATTCGTTATCAACTCAAAAAGCGCATAATGCTGCTGTACATAGTGCTGCTATTGCGGCCGTATGTGTTTGTGAAAAGGAACATGCAGCAGTGAAGGAAAGGGCCCCTG GTAACCTTTCTGTATGGTATGCTAATCCGCCTTTCCGAGTCAATCATTGTGCCAAGCGTTTCATAGAACTTGAATGGGATGATGAGTCCAGCAATACTGGCTTGAAAATTGTACCAGTCCATGTCAGTTATCTGACGACGGGGAAATATGTAATTGAG ACAGGACTGAGCGGTTTTTCAGGTCTCGAGATGAATGTAATGCAGTTAAATAACCATGAtttcagagttgaatatgatgGTGTGAGCACAAATGTCTGCATAGCTGTTTATGCCAAG GGTCAGATGGAGCACATCCACATCTGGCATGGATCACATCATCACCACTTTAAACGTAGAAAGGGGATTGAACTTGCTGATGATGTGGAAAACCAATACAGGCCTGCTGCCGAGACGTCCTCACATCCACCTGGTACTATGGTGGCTCCTATGTCTGGTTTAGTTGTCAAAGTTTTGGTGAAGGATGGAACAAAAATTGATGGAGGGCAACCCATTTTGGTTTTAGAAGCAATGAAGATGGAG CATGTTGTGAAGGCATCAGCTGGGGGTTATATTAGCGGGCTCCAAGTGTCAGCAGGCCAACAGGTCTCCGATGGCACCATTCTTTGCACTGTGAAG GCTGAATAA
- the LOC140973385 gene encoding protein LIFEGUARD 2-like, which translates to MWGQYYRKDDVETGNRPLYPMMLESPELRWSFIRKIYTIVSIQLLLTIAVAAVVVTVQPISRFFATTGAGLALYIVLIITPFIVLCPLYYYFQRHPLNYFLLGVFTLALSFAVGLTCAYTSGKVILESVILTAAVVVSLTLYTFWAAKRGQDFNFLGPFLFGAVVVLMLFSLVQIFFPLGRVILMIYGCLASIIFCGYIIYDTDNLIKRYAYDEYIWAAVALYLDVINLFLSLLTLFRAAES; encoded by the exons TATTACCGGAAGGATGACGTGGAAACCGGCAACCGGCCGCTGTATCCGATGATGCTGGAAAGCCCAGAACTCCGTTGGTCGTTTATTCGGAAGATATACACAATAGTCAGTATTCAGTTACTTCTCACCATAGCTGTTGCCGCTGTAGTCGTTACTGTTCAGCCCATTTCACGTTTCTTTGCCACTACTGGGGCTGGTTTAGCGCTTTACATAGTTCTGATAATCACACCCTTTATCG TTTTGTGCCCGTTGTATTACTATTTTCAGAGGCATCCTTTGAACTATTTCTTGCTCGGGGTTTTTACTTTGGCGCTTTCTTTTGCTGTGGGGTTAACTTGTGCATATACCAGTG GGAAAGTTATTCTGGAGTCTGTTATCTTGACCGCCGCTGTAGTCGTTAGCCTGACGTTGTATACATTTTGGGCTGCAAAAAGAGGACAAGATTTCAACTTCCTAGGACCTTTCTTGTTCGGAGCTGTTGTGGTGCTTATGCTGTTTTCACTGGTTCAG ATCTTCTTCCCTCTGGGTAGGGTGATTCTTATGATCTACGGTTGTTTGGCGTCAATCATCTTCTGTGGGTACATCATTTACGACACAGACAATCTGATCAAACGCTACGCGTACGATGAATATATCTGGGCCGCCGTCGCTTTGTATTTAGATGTCATAAACCTGTTTCTATCTTTGTTGACCCTTTTCAGAGCAGCAGAAAGCTAG